Proteins from a genomic interval of Longimicrobium sp.:
- the grpE gene encoding nucleotide exchange factor GrpE, translating into MTATAFSPRDEIARLVPIDLDGADMEIPADDDLAGQWGEMTRNLARLGKQQLRINQTVELLEAQLAEAQERGEEHRREAGRLRDQAAATARRLLELVDTLDDVAVLARQIGEPKWLAHLERFSVRALRILEQVGLTEIPALGEAFDAEEHDALDTAERHGDQAPYQIVQVIRRGFRFHGAVLRRAEVITTR; encoded by the coding sequence ATGACCGCGACCGCCTTCTCCCCGCGCGACGAGATCGCCCGCCTCGTGCCCATCGACCTGGACGGCGCGGACATGGAGATCCCCGCCGACGACGACCTGGCCGGGCAGTGGGGCGAGATGACGCGCAACCTGGCGCGGCTGGGGAAGCAGCAGCTGCGCATCAACCAGACGGTGGAGCTGCTCGAGGCGCAGCTGGCCGAGGCGCAGGAGCGCGGCGAGGAGCACCGCCGCGAGGCCGGGCGGCTGCGCGACCAGGCCGCCGCCACCGCGCGCCGGCTCCTGGAGCTGGTCGACACGCTCGACGACGTGGCCGTGCTGGCGCGGCAGATCGGCGAGCCCAAGTGGCTGGCGCACCTGGAGCGCTTCAGTGTCCGGGCGCTGCGCATCCTGGAGCAGGTGGGGCTCACCGAGATCCCCGCCCTGGGCGAGGCGTTCGACGCCGAGGAGCACGACGCGCTCGACACCGCCGAGCGCCACGGCGACCAGGCGCCCTACCAGATCGTGCAGGTCATCCGCCGCGGCTTCCGCTTTCACGGCGCCGTGCTGCGGCGCGCCGAAGTGATCACCACCCGCTGA